One region of Prinia subflava isolate CZ2003 ecotype Zambia chromosome 6, Cam_Psub_1.2, whole genome shotgun sequence genomic DNA includes:
- the LOC134551796 gene encoding uncharacterized protein LOC134551796 yields MAHFLPMILLLTTLLAAHHARIIPQSEVNVWATLATPTGQDHIRLSKTSAAATTEDIKEAIKKMRDLVSEIKEETSDWSIDLFKNLGLSGWSGSILKTCLFILFVITFALVVICSIRKMIRKFMSGATSPPKPAVNRVSMATVPEEIELENLEKSWEDESLSEEQWSSVQSGFRDSFSESEQQPPPCQAWHLQFHFVEACLPSFLHRVLTCTTATLGACVCRGSTTQAKEKTQYPECDQVQVSLGAISTFVKRTRCKDGKAEPRN; encoded by the exons ATGGCACATTTCCTGCCGATGATTCTtctcctcaccaccctcctggctgcccatCACGCCAGAATCATCCCTCAGAGCGAGGTAAATGTCTGGGCCACCCTTGCTACACCTACAGGCCAAGACCACATTCGCCTCAGCAAAACCTCAGCCGCAGCCACAACTGAGGACATCAAAGAAGCCATCAAAAAAATGAGGGACTTGGTGAGCGAAATCAAAGAAGAGACATCAGACTGGTCCATCGACCTTTTTAAGAACTTGGGACTCTCAGGTTGGTCTGGATCCATTTTGAAAACCTGTTTGTTTATATTATTTGTAATTACATTTGCTTTAGTTGTGATATGTTCTATTAGAAAAATGATTCGTAAGTTTATGTCTGGTGCTACATCTCCCCCAAAGCCGGCTGTGAACCGTGTCTCCATGGCAACTGTTCCTGAGGAAATTGAATTGGAAAACTTAGAAAAGTCCTGGGAGGACGAGAGCCTCTCTGAAGAGCAGTGGTCATCTGTGCAGTCAGGGTTCAGAGACAGCTTTTCTGAGTCTGAACAGCAGCCTCCTCCATGCCAG GCTTGGCATCTCCAATTTCATTTCGTGGAAGCTTGTCTGCCCAGTTTTTTGCACCGTGTACTGACCTGCACTACAGCAACCCTTGGTgcctgtgtttgcagaggcagCACGACCCAGGCAAAGGAGAAGACCCAATACCCTGAGTGTGACCAG